One window of Pieris napi chromosome 1, ilPieNapi1.2, whole genome shotgun sequence genomic DNA carries:
- the LOC125054966 gene encoding semaphorin-1A isoform X5 — protein MIVHCALLAALLASAAASWQENVRPKVFAQLVSGIDDTHKFLGNETHTDFFRLLLRDGNYLLVGGRNVVYNLSLTDLTEQRRLVWYSSESDVQMCVVKGKDEESCQNYIRVLVSLGSGRLLICGTNSFKPVCREYGVQRDNYHMEKEKSGQAVCPYDPEHNSTAVYADAELYSGTVADFSGMEPIIYREPLQTEPYDSMTLNAPDFVNSLVHGNFVYFFFRETAVEYINCGKSVFSRVARVCRDDRGGPHRFKQRWTSFLKSRLNCSVAGDFPFYFNEIQSTTELIEGVYGGLNAQLIYGTFTTPPNSISGSAVCAFSMQDIADTFEGTFKEQSAINSNWLPVNSAKVPEPRPGTCHNDSRQLPDQTLNFIKTHALMDESVPAFFGEPIVIRTSFHYRFTQIAVDPQVKTPGGKAYDVLFIGTDNGKIIKAINAVSYDTNKRAAPVVIEELQAFGAGSPVRALRVARAGRDAARLIAVSDKEVLSLRLHRCSSDKISSCSECVALQDPYCAWDKQAGRCRAYSHGVSRWLDENSFYQSVSTGSHAACPHSKDAGAVGGLSSGLYDDARENKGEVINIVQDKDGKGSNNNNEGPEVLAADPPPAAYSVETLALAVAAGALAALGAGFAAGYICGRRCKKDDDDNMPYPDTEYEYFEQRQNINRIQAEPKLLQQVEEVTYAEPVLAPQPKPASPRATLRKHPPYHPHHETLFQFQPDTYRRDNFGTLRSHQGDGYRRGNDNGFSTTRSVKKVYL, from the exons gaACGTGGTGTATAACCTGAGTTTGACTGACCTCACAGAGCAAAGACGACTCGTGTGGTATTCATCAGAAAGTGACGTCCAAATGTGTGTCGTCAAGGGGAAGGATGAG GAAAGTTGTCAGAATTATATTCGAGTGCTAGTGTCCCTGGGATCGGGGAGGCTACTCATCTGTGGGACCAACAGTTTCAAGCCCGTATGCCGGGAGTATGGCGTCCAAAGAGACAACTATCAcatggaaaaagaaaaatcggGGCAGGCAGTCTGCCCCTATGACCCTGAACACAACTCTACCGCTGTATATGCAG atGCGGAGCTGTATTCAGGCACTGTGGCAGATTTTAGTGGCATGGAGCCCATAATATACCGCGAACCCCTTCAGACTGAGCCTTACGACTCTATGACATTAAACG CCCCCGATTTCGTGAATTCGTTAGTACATGGCAACTTCGTGTACTTTTTCTTTCGGGAAACAGCGGTGGAATATATCAACTGTGGAAAG TCCGTGTTTTCCCGCGTTGCGCGCGTGTGCCGCGACGACCGAGGGGGCCCACACCGCTTCAAGCAACGCTGGACTTCCTTCCTCAAGTCGCGACTCAATTGTTCCGTCGCTGGCGACTTCCCCTTCTATTTTAACGAGATTC aatcCACGACAGAACTGATAGAAGGTGTTTACGGTGGTCTGAACGCACAGTTGATTTACGGTACATTCACGACACCGCCCAACAGCATATCCGGTAGTGCGGTGTGCGCTTTCAGTATGCAGGACATAGCTGATACCTTCGAAGGAACCTTCAAGGAACAGAGTGCTATCAACTCCAATTGGTTGCCTGTTAATAGTGCTAAG gtacCAGAGCCCAGACCAGGCACCTGTCACAACGACTCCAGGCAGTTGCCGGATCAAACGTTGAACTTCATCAAAACGCATGCGCTGATGGACGAATCAGTGCCAGCGTTCTTTGGCGAACCGATCGTTATTAGAACCAGCTTTCA CTACCGATTTACACAGATCGCTGTAGACCCACAAGTGAAAACACCAGGAGGCAAAGCCTAtgatgttttgtttattgGAACAG ATAAtggcaaaataataaaagcgaTAAACGCAGTATCGTACGACACGAATAAACGCGCGGCGCCCGTAGTCATCGAAGAGCTGCAGGCATTCGGAGCGGGGTCCCCGGTTCGAGCTCTGAGAGTGGCCAGAGCCGGTCGAGATGCGGCTAGACTTATTGCAGTGTCAGACAAGGAAGTCCTAAGTTTGAGACTGCATCGATGCTCCAGTGACAAGATTAGTTCTTGCTC AGAGTGCGTGGCCCTGCAAGACCCGTACTGTGCGTGGGACAAGCAGGCAGGGCGATGTCGCGCGTACTCACACGGCGTCAGTCGCTGGCTCGACGAGAACTCCTTCTACCAGAGCGTCAGCACTGGCAGTCACGCCGCCTGCCCTCATA GTAAAGACGCCGGGGCGGTCGGTGGACTCAGTTCGGGACTGTACGATGATGCCAGAGAGAACAAAGGAGAAGTCATAAATATTGTGCAGGACAAAGATGGGAAAGGGAGCAACAATAATAACGAAG GCCCAGAGGTCTTAGCAGCAGATCCACCTCCGGCAGCATATTCCGTTGAGACGTTGGCGTTAGCAGTGGCGGCGGGGGCACTAGCAGCACTCGGAGCTGGATTTGCAGCAGGTTACATCTGTGGAAGACGCTGCAAGAAGGACGACGACGACAACATGCCCTACCCTGACACGGAATATGAGTATTTTGAGCAGAGGCAGAATATTAATAG GATCCAAGCGGAGCCCAAGCTGCTCCAGCAAGTGGAGGAGGTGACGTACGCGGAGCCGGTGCTGGCTCCTCAGCCCAAGCCCGCCTCGCCCCGGGCCACGCTGCGCAAGCACCCGCCCTACCACCCCCACCACGAGACCCTCTTCCAGTTCCAGCCGGACACCTACCGCCGGGACAATTTCGGGACCCTGCGCTCCCATCAG GGCGATGGGTACCGGCGGGGCAACGACAACGGTTTCTCGACAACGCGTTCAGTGAAAAAGGTGTATCTCTGA
- the LOC125054966 gene encoding semaphorin-1A isoform X3 — MIVHCALLAALLASAAASWQENVRPKVFAQLVSGIDDTHKFLGNETHTDFFRLLLRDGNYLLVGGRNVVYNLSLTDLTEQRRLVWYSSESDVQMCVVKGKDEESCQNYIRVLVSLGSGRLLICGTNSFKPVCREYGVQRDNYHMEKEKSGQAVCPYDPEHNSTAVYADAELYSGTVADFSGMEPIIYREPLQTEPYDSMTLNAPDFVNSLVHGNFVYFFFRETAVEYINCGKSVFSRVARVCRDDRGGPHRFKQRWTSFLKSRLNCSVAGDFPFYFNEIQSTTELIEGVYGGLNAQLIYGTFTTPPNSISGSAVCAFSMQDIADTFEGTFKEQSAINSNWLPVNSAKVPEPRPGTCHNDSRQLPDQTLNFIKTHALMDESVPAFFGEPIVIRTSFHYRFTQIAVDPQVKTPGGKAYDVLFIGTDNGKIIKAINAVSYDTNKRAAPVVIEELQAFGAGSPVRALRVARAGRDAARLIAVSDKEVLSLRLHRCSSDKISSCSECVALQDPYCAWDKQAGRCRAYSHGVSRWLDENSFYQSVSTGSHAACPHSKDAGAVGGLSSGLYDDARENKGEVINIVQDKDGKGSNNNNEGPEVLAADPPPAAYSVETLALAVAAGALAALGAGFAAGYICGRRCKKDDDDNMPYPDTEYEYFEQRQNINRIQAEPKLLQQVEEVTYAEPVLAPQPKPASPRATLRKHPPYHPHHETLFQFQPDTYRRDNFGTLRSHQLTQECSDRRAMGTGGATTTVSRQRVQ; from the exons gaACGTGGTGTATAACCTGAGTTTGACTGACCTCACAGAGCAAAGACGACTCGTGTGGTATTCATCAGAAAGTGACGTCCAAATGTGTGTCGTCAAGGGGAAGGATGAG GAAAGTTGTCAGAATTATATTCGAGTGCTAGTGTCCCTGGGATCGGGGAGGCTACTCATCTGTGGGACCAACAGTTTCAAGCCCGTATGCCGGGAGTATGGCGTCCAAAGAGACAACTATCAcatggaaaaagaaaaatcggGGCAGGCAGTCTGCCCCTATGACCCTGAACACAACTCTACCGCTGTATATGCAG atGCGGAGCTGTATTCAGGCACTGTGGCAGATTTTAGTGGCATGGAGCCCATAATATACCGCGAACCCCTTCAGACTGAGCCTTACGACTCTATGACATTAAACG CCCCCGATTTCGTGAATTCGTTAGTACATGGCAACTTCGTGTACTTTTTCTTTCGGGAAACAGCGGTGGAATATATCAACTGTGGAAAG TCCGTGTTTTCCCGCGTTGCGCGCGTGTGCCGCGACGACCGAGGGGGCCCACACCGCTTCAAGCAACGCTGGACTTCCTTCCTCAAGTCGCGACTCAATTGTTCCGTCGCTGGCGACTTCCCCTTCTATTTTAACGAGATTC aatcCACGACAGAACTGATAGAAGGTGTTTACGGTGGTCTGAACGCACAGTTGATTTACGGTACATTCACGACACCGCCCAACAGCATATCCGGTAGTGCGGTGTGCGCTTTCAGTATGCAGGACATAGCTGATACCTTCGAAGGAACCTTCAAGGAACAGAGTGCTATCAACTCCAATTGGTTGCCTGTTAATAGTGCTAAG gtacCAGAGCCCAGACCAGGCACCTGTCACAACGACTCCAGGCAGTTGCCGGATCAAACGTTGAACTTCATCAAAACGCATGCGCTGATGGACGAATCAGTGCCAGCGTTCTTTGGCGAACCGATCGTTATTAGAACCAGCTTTCA CTACCGATTTACACAGATCGCTGTAGACCCACAAGTGAAAACACCAGGAGGCAAAGCCTAtgatgttttgtttattgGAACAG ATAAtggcaaaataataaaagcgaTAAACGCAGTATCGTACGACACGAATAAACGCGCGGCGCCCGTAGTCATCGAAGAGCTGCAGGCATTCGGAGCGGGGTCCCCGGTTCGAGCTCTGAGAGTGGCCAGAGCCGGTCGAGATGCGGCTAGACTTATTGCAGTGTCAGACAAGGAAGTCCTAAGTTTGAGACTGCATCGATGCTCCAGTGACAAGATTAGTTCTTGCTC AGAGTGCGTGGCCCTGCAAGACCCGTACTGTGCGTGGGACAAGCAGGCAGGGCGATGTCGCGCGTACTCACACGGCGTCAGTCGCTGGCTCGACGAGAACTCCTTCTACCAGAGCGTCAGCACTGGCAGTCACGCCGCCTGCCCTCATA GTAAAGACGCCGGGGCGGTCGGTGGACTCAGTTCGGGACTGTACGATGATGCCAGAGAGAACAAAGGAGAAGTCATAAATATTGTGCAGGACAAAGATGGGAAAGGGAGCAACAATAATAACGAAG GCCCAGAGGTCTTAGCAGCAGATCCACCTCCGGCAGCATATTCCGTTGAGACGTTGGCGTTAGCAGTGGCGGCGGGGGCACTAGCAGCACTCGGAGCTGGATTTGCAGCAGGTTACATCTGTGGAAGACGCTGCAAGAAGGACGACGACGACAACATGCCCTACCCTGACACGGAATATGAGTATTTTGAGCAGAGGCAGAATATTAATAG GATCCAAGCGGAGCCCAAGCTGCTCCAGCAAGTGGAGGAGGTGACGTACGCGGAGCCGGTGCTGGCTCCTCAGCCCAAGCCCGCCTCGCCCCGGGCCACGCTGCGCAAGCACCCGCCCTACCACCCCCACCACGAGACCCTCTTCCAGTTCCAGCCGGACACCTACCGCCGGGACAATTTCGGGACCCTGCGCTCCCATCAG TTAACGCAGGAATGTTCGGACCGCAGGGCGATGGGTACCGGCGGGGCAACGACAACGGTTTCTCGACAACGCGTTCAGTGA
- the LOC125054966 gene encoding semaphorin-1A isoform X1: MIVHCALLAALLASAAASWQENVRPKVFAQLVSGIDDTHKFLGNETHTDFFRLLLRDGNYLLVGGRNVVYNLSLTDLTEQRRLVWYSSESDVQMCVVKGKDEESCQNYIRVLVSLGSGRLLICGTNSFKPVCREYGVQRDNYHMEKEKSGQAVCPYDPEHNSTAVYADAELYSGTVADFSGMEPIIYREPLQTEPYDSMTLNAPDFVNSLVHGNFVYFFFRETAVEYINCGKSVFSRVARVCRDDRGGPHRFKQRWTSFLKSRLNCSVAGDFPFYFNEIQSTTELIEGVYGGLNAQLIYGTFTTPPNSISGSAVCAFSMQDIADTFEGTFKEQSAINSNWLPVNSAKVPEPRPGTCHNDSRQLPDQTLNFIKTHALMDESVPAFFGEPIVIRTSFHYRFTQIAVDPQVKTPGGKAYDVLFIGTDNGKIIKAINAVSYDTNKRAAPVVIEELQAFGAGSPVRALRVARAGRDAARLIAVSDKEVLSLRLHRCSSDKISSCSECVALQDPYCAWDKQAGRCRAYSHGVSRWLDENSFYQSVSTGSHAACPHSKDAGAVGGLSSGLYDDARENKGEVINIVQDKDGKGSNNNNEGPEVLAADPPPAAYSVETLALAVAAGALAALGAGFAAGYICGRRCKKDDDDNMPYPDTEYEYFEQRQNINRIQAEPKLLQQVEEVTYAEPVLAPQPKPASPRATLRKHPPYHPHHETLFQFQPDTYRRDNFGTLRSHQVNLTQECSDRRAMGTGGATTTVSRQRVQ; this comes from the exons gaACGTGGTGTATAACCTGAGTTTGACTGACCTCACAGAGCAAAGACGACTCGTGTGGTATTCATCAGAAAGTGACGTCCAAATGTGTGTCGTCAAGGGGAAGGATGAG GAAAGTTGTCAGAATTATATTCGAGTGCTAGTGTCCCTGGGATCGGGGAGGCTACTCATCTGTGGGACCAACAGTTTCAAGCCCGTATGCCGGGAGTATGGCGTCCAAAGAGACAACTATCAcatggaaaaagaaaaatcggGGCAGGCAGTCTGCCCCTATGACCCTGAACACAACTCTACCGCTGTATATGCAG atGCGGAGCTGTATTCAGGCACTGTGGCAGATTTTAGTGGCATGGAGCCCATAATATACCGCGAACCCCTTCAGACTGAGCCTTACGACTCTATGACATTAAACG CCCCCGATTTCGTGAATTCGTTAGTACATGGCAACTTCGTGTACTTTTTCTTTCGGGAAACAGCGGTGGAATATATCAACTGTGGAAAG TCCGTGTTTTCCCGCGTTGCGCGCGTGTGCCGCGACGACCGAGGGGGCCCACACCGCTTCAAGCAACGCTGGACTTCCTTCCTCAAGTCGCGACTCAATTGTTCCGTCGCTGGCGACTTCCCCTTCTATTTTAACGAGATTC aatcCACGACAGAACTGATAGAAGGTGTTTACGGTGGTCTGAACGCACAGTTGATTTACGGTACATTCACGACACCGCCCAACAGCATATCCGGTAGTGCGGTGTGCGCTTTCAGTATGCAGGACATAGCTGATACCTTCGAAGGAACCTTCAAGGAACAGAGTGCTATCAACTCCAATTGGTTGCCTGTTAATAGTGCTAAG gtacCAGAGCCCAGACCAGGCACCTGTCACAACGACTCCAGGCAGTTGCCGGATCAAACGTTGAACTTCATCAAAACGCATGCGCTGATGGACGAATCAGTGCCAGCGTTCTTTGGCGAACCGATCGTTATTAGAACCAGCTTTCA CTACCGATTTACACAGATCGCTGTAGACCCACAAGTGAAAACACCAGGAGGCAAAGCCTAtgatgttttgtttattgGAACAG ATAAtggcaaaataataaaagcgaTAAACGCAGTATCGTACGACACGAATAAACGCGCGGCGCCCGTAGTCATCGAAGAGCTGCAGGCATTCGGAGCGGGGTCCCCGGTTCGAGCTCTGAGAGTGGCCAGAGCCGGTCGAGATGCGGCTAGACTTATTGCAGTGTCAGACAAGGAAGTCCTAAGTTTGAGACTGCATCGATGCTCCAGTGACAAGATTAGTTCTTGCTC AGAGTGCGTGGCCCTGCAAGACCCGTACTGTGCGTGGGACAAGCAGGCAGGGCGATGTCGCGCGTACTCACACGGCGTCAGTCGCTGGCTCGACGAGAACTCCTTCTACCAGAGCGTCAGCACTGGCAGTCACGCCGCCTGCCCTCATA GTAAAGACGCCGGGGCGGTCGGTGGACTCAGTTCGGGACTGTACGATGATGCCAGAGAGAACAAAGGAGAAGTCATAAATATTGTGCAGGACAAAGATGGGAAAGGGAGCAACAATAATAACGAAG GCCCAGAGGTCTTAGCAGCAGATCCACCTCCGGCAGCATATTCCGTTGAGACGTTGGCGTTAGCAGTGGCGGCGGGGGCACTAGCAGCACTCGGAGCTGGATTTGCAGCAGGTTACATCTGTGGAAGACGCTGCAAGAAGGACGACGACGACAACATGCCCTACCCTGACACGGAATATGAGTATTTTGAGCAGAGGCAGAATATTAATAG GATCCAAGCGGAGCCCAAGCTGCTCCAGCAAGTGGAGGAGGTGACGTACGCGGAGCCGGTGCTGGCTCCTCAGCCCAAGCCCGCCTCGCCCCGGGCCACGCTGCGCAAGCACCCGCCCTACCACCCCCACCACGAGACCCTCTTCCAGTTCCAGCCGGACACCTACCGCCGGGACAATTTCGGGACCCTGCGCTCCCATCAGGTCAAT TTAACGCAGGAATGTTCGGACCGCAGGGCGATGGGTACCGGCGGGGCAACGACAACGGTTTCTCGACAACGCGTTCAGTGA
- the LOC125054966 gene encoding semaphorin-1A isoform X4: MIVHCALLAALLASAAASWQENVRPKVFAQLVSGIDDTHKFLGNETHTDFFRLLLRDGNYLLVGGRNVVYNLSLTDLTEQRRLVWYSSESDVQMCVVKGKDEESCQNYIRVLVSLGSGRLLICGTNSFKPVCREYGVQRDNYHMEKEKSGQAVCPYDPEHNSTAVYADAELYSGTVADFSGMEPIIYREPLQTEPYDSMTLNAPDFVNSLVHGNFVYFFFRETAVEYINCGKSVFSRVARVCRDDRGGPHRFKQRWTSFLKSRLNCSVAGDFPFYFNEIQSTTELIEGVYGGLNAQLIYGTFTTPPNSISGSAVCAFSMQDIADTFEGTFKEQSAINSNWLPVNSAKVPEPRPGTCHNDSRQLPDQTLNFIKTHALMDESVPAFFGEPIVIRTSFHYRFTQIAVDPQVKTPGGKAYDVLFIGTDNGKIIKAINAVSYDTNKRAAPVVIEELQAFGAGSPVRALRVARAGRDAARLIAVSDKEVLSLRLHRCSSDKISSCSECVALQDPYCAWDKQAGRCRAYSHGVSRWLDENSFYQSVSTGSHAACPHSKDAGAVGGLSSGLYDDARENKGEVINIVQDKDGKGSNNNNEGPEVLAADPPPAAYSVETLALAVAAGALAALGAGFAAGYICGRRCKKDDDDNMPYPDTEYEYFEQRQNINRIQAEPKLLQQVEEVTYAEPVLAPQPKPASPRATLRKHPPYHPHHETLFQFQPDTYRRDNFGTLRSHQVNGDGYRRGNDNGFSTTRSVKKVYL, encoded by the exons gaACGTGGTGTATAACCTGAGTTTGACTGACCTCACAGAGCAAAGACGACTCGTGTGGTATTCATCAGAAAGTGACGTCCAAATGTGTGTCGTCAAGGGGAAGGATGAG GAAAGTTGTCAGAATTATATTCGAGTGCTAGTGTCCCTGGGATCGGGGAGGCTACTCATCTGTGGGACCAACAGTTTCAAGCCCGTATGCCGGGAGTATGGCGTCCAAAGAGACAACTATCAcatggaaaaagaaaaatcggGGCAGGCAGTCTGCCCCTATGACCCTGAACACAACTCTACCGCTGTATATGCAG atGCGGAGCTGTATTCAGGCACTGTGGCAGATTTTAGTGGCATGGAGCCCATAATATACCGCGAACCCCTTCAGACTGAGCCTTACGACTCTATGACATTAAACG CCCCCGATTTCGTGAATTCGTTAGTACATGGCAACTTCGTGTACTTTTTCTTTCGGGAAACAGCGGTGGAATATATCAACTGTGGAAAG TCCGTGTTTTCCCGCGTTGCGCGCGTGTGCCGCGACGACCGAGGGGGCCCACACCGCTTCAAGCAACGCTGGACTTCCTTCCTCAAGTCGCGACTCAATTGTTCCGTCGCTGGCGACTTCCCCTTCTATTTTAACGAGATTC aatcCACGACAGAACTGATAGAAGGTGTTTACGGTGGTCTGAACGCACAGTTGATTTACGGTACATTCACGACACCGCCCAACAGCATATCCGGTAGTGCGGTGTGCGCTTTCAGTATGCAGGACATAGCTGATACCTTCGAAGGAACCTTCAAGGAACAGAGTGCTATCAACTCCAATTGGTTGCCTGTTAATAGTGCTAAG gtacCAGAGCCCAGACCAGGCACCTGTCACAACGACTCCAGGCAGTTGCCGGATCAAACGTTGAACTTCATCAAAACGCATGCGCTGATGGACGAATCAGTGCCAGCGTTCTTTGGCGAACCGATCGTTATTAGAACCAGCTTTCA CTACCGATTTACACAGATCGCTGTAGACCCACAAGTGAAAACACCAGGAGGCAAAGCCTAtgatgttttgtttattgGAACAG ATAAtggcaaaataataaaagcgaTAAACGCAGTATCGTACGACACGAATAAACGCGCGGCGCCCGTAGTCATCGAAGAGCTGCAGGCATTCGGAGCGGGGTCCCCGGTTCGAGCTCTGAGAGTGGCCAGAGCCGGTCGAGATGCGGCTAGACTTATTGCAGTGTCAGACAAGGAAGTCCTAAGTTTGAGACTGCATCGATGCTCCAGTGACAAGATTAGTTCTTGCTC AGAGTGCGTGGCCCTGCAAGACCCGTACTGTGCGTGGGACAAGCAGGCAGGGCGATGTCGCGCGTACTCACACGGCGTCAGTCGCTGGCTCGACGAGAACTCCTTCTACCAGAGCGTCAGCACTGGCAGTCACGCCGCCTGCCCTCATA GTAAAGACGCCGGGGCGGTCGGTGGACTCAGTTCGGGACTGTACGATGATGCCAGAGAGAACAAAGGAGAAGTCATAAATATTGTGCAGGACAAAGATGGGAAAGGGAGCAACAATAATAACGAAG GCCCAGAGGTCTTAGCAGCAGATCCACCTCCGGCAGCATATTCCGTTGAGACGTTGGCGTTAGCAGTGGCGGCGGGGGCACTAGCAGCACTCGGAGCTGGATTTGCAGCAGGTTACATCTGTGGAAGACGCTGCAAGAAGGACGACGACGACAACATGCCCTACCCTGACACGGAATATGAGTATTTTGAGCAGAGGCAGAATATTAATAG GATCCAAGCGGAGCCCAAGCTGCTCCAGCAAGTGGAGGAGGTGACGTACGCGGAGCCGGTGCTGGCTCCTCAGCCCAAGCCCGCCTCGCCCCGGGCCACGCTGCGCAAGCACCCGCCCTACCACCCCCACCACGAGACCCTCTTCCAGTTCCAGCCGGACACCTACCGCCGGGACAATTTCGGGACCCTGCGCTCCCATCAGGTCAAT GGCGATGGGTACCGGCGGGGCAACGACAACGGTTTCTCGACAACGCGTTCAGTGAAAAAGGTGTATCTCTGA
- the LOC125054966 gene encoding semaphorin-1A isoform X2, translating into MIVHCALLAALLASAAASWQENVRPKVFAQLGIDDTHKFLGNETHTDFFRLLLRDGNYLLVGGRNVVYNLSLTDLTEQRRLVWYSSESDVQMCVVKGKDEESCQNYIRVLVSLGSGRLLICGTNSFKPVCREYGVQRDNYHMEKEKSGQAVCPYDPEHNSTAVYADAELYSGTVADFSGMEPIIYREPLQTEPYDSMTLNAPDFVNSLVHGNFVYFFFRETAVEYINCGKSVFSRVARVCRDDRGGPHRFKQRWTSFLKSRLNCSVAGDFPFYFNEIQSTTELIEGVYGGLNAQLIYGTFTTPPNSISGSAVCAFSMQDIADTFEGTFKEQSAINSNWLPVNSAKVPEPRPGTCHNDSRQLPDQTLNFIKTHALMDESVPAFFGEPIVIRTSFHYRFTQIAVDPQVKTPGGKAYDVLFIGTDNGKIIKAINAVSYDTNKRAAPVVIEELQAFGAGSPVRALRVARAGRDAARLIAVSDKEVLSLRLHRCSSDKISSCSECVALQDPYCAWDKQAGRCRAYSHGVSRWLDENSFYQSVSTGSHAACPHSKDAGAVGGLSSGLYDDARENKGEVINIVQDKDGKGSNNNNEGPEVLAADPPPAAYSVETLALAVAAGALAALGAGFAAGYICGRRCKKDDDDNMPYPDTEYEYFEQRQNINRIQAEPKLLQQVEEVTYAEPVLAPQPKPASPRATLRKHPPYHPHHETLFQFQPDTYRRDNFGTLRSHQVNLTQECSDRRAMGTGGATTTVSRQRVQ; encoded by the exons gaACGTGGTGTATAACCTGAGTTTGACTGACCTCACAGAGCAAAGACGACTCGTGTGGTATTCATCAGAAAGTGACGTCCAAATGTGTGTCGTCAAGGGGAAGGATGAG GAAAGTTGTCAGAATTATATTCGAGTGCTAGTGTCCCTGGGATCGGGGAGGCTACTCATCTGTGGGACCAACAGTTTCAAGCCCGTATGCCGGGAGTATGGCGTCCAAAGAGACAACTATCAcatggaaaaagaaaaatcggGGCAGGCAGTCTGCCCCTATGACCCTGAACACAACTCTACCGCTGTATATGCAG atGCGGAGCTGTATTCAGGCACTGTGGCAGATTTTAGTGGCATGGAGCCCATAATATACCGCGAACCCCTTCAGACTGAGCCTTACGACTCTATGACATTAAACG CCCCCGATTTCGTGAATTCGTTAGTACATGGCAACTTCGTGTACTTTTTCTTTCGGGAAACAGCGGTGGAATATATCAACTGTGGAAAG TCCGTGTTTTCCCGCGTTGCGCGCGTGTGCCGCGACGACCGAGGGGGCCCACACCGCTTCAAGCAACGCTGGACTTCCTTCCTCAAGTCGCGACTCAATTGTTCCGTCGCTGGCGACTTCCCCTTCTATTTTAACGAGATTC aatcCACGACAGAACTGATAGAAGGTGTTTACGGTGGTCTGAACGCACAGTTGATTTACGGTACATTCACGACACCGCCCAACAGCATATCCGGTAGTGCGGTGTGCGCTTTCAGTATGCAGGACATAGCTGATACCTTCGAAGGAACCTTCAAGGAACAGAGTGCTATCAACTCCAATTGGTTGCCTGTTAATAGTGCTAAG gtacCAGAGCCCAGACCAGGCACCTGTCACAACGACTCCAGGCAGTTGCCGGATCAAACGTTGAACTTCATCAAAACGCATGCGCTGATGGACGAATCAGTGCCAGCGTTCTTTGGCGAACCGATCGTTATTAGAACCAGCTTTCA CTACCGATTTACACAGATCGCTGTAGACCCACAAGTGAAAACACCAGGAGGCAAAGCCTAtgatgttttgtttattgGAACAG ATAAtggcaaaataataaaagcgaTAAACGCAGTATCGTACGACACGAATAAACGCGCGGCGCCCGTAGTCATCGAAGAGCTGCAGGCATTCGGAGCGGGGTCCCCGGTTCGAGCTCTGAGAGTGGCCAGAGCCGGTCGAGATGCGGCTAGACTTATTGCAGTGTCAGACAAGGAAGTCCTAAGTTTGAGACTGCATCGATGCTCCAGTGACAAGATTAGTTCTTGCTC AGAGTGCGTGGCCCTGCAAGACCCGTACTGTGCGTGGGACAAGCAGGCAGGGCGATGTCGCGCGTACTCACACGGCGTCAGTCGCTGGCTCGACGAGAACTCCTTCTACCAGAGCGTCAGCACTGGCAGTCACGCCGCCTGCCCTCATA GTAAAGACGCCGGGGCGGTCGGTGGACTCAGTTCGGGACTGTACGATGATGCCAGAGAGAACAAAGGAGAAGTCATAAATATTGTGCAGGACAAAGATGGGAAAGGGAGCAACAATAATAACGAAG GCCCAGAGGTCTTAGCAGCAGATCCACCTCCGGCAGCATATTCCGTTGAGACGTTGGCGTTAGCAGTGGCGGCGGGGGCACTAGCAGCACTCGGAGCTGGATTTGCAGCAGGTTACATCTGTGGAAGACGCTGCAAGAAGGACGACGACGACAACATGCCCTACCCTGACACGGAATATGAGTATTTTGAGCAGAGGCAGAATATTAATAG GATCCAAGCGGAGCCCAAGCTGCTCCAGCAAGTGGAGGAGGTGACGTACGCGGAGCCGGTGCTGGCTCCTCAGCCCAAGCCCGCCTCGCCCCGGGCCACGCTGCGCAAGCACCCGCCCTACCACCCCCACCACGAGACCCTCTTCCAGTTCCAGCCGGACACCTACCGCCGGGACAATTTCGGGACCCTGCGCTCCCATCAGGTCAAT TTAACGCAGGAATGTTCGGACCGCAGGGCGATGGGTACCGGCGGGGCAACGACAACGGTTTCTCGACAACGCGTTCAGTGA